In Tribolium castaneum strain GA2 chromosome 8, icTriCast1.1, whole genome shotgun sequence, the genomic window GTCAAACTCTTTCTTTATATACGCCGCAATGTCCTGAAACAAACGTTTTTGCTCAACATCCACATTTAATCAGAAACACCACTCCAACGAAATTGTGTACCGGGTGACTATTGTCACTTGATAAAAACCACATAAAACGACACTAtataacaatattttacaaacatCGGATACAAGATTCCCAAGCCATGCCTGTACTTCAGACTCAAAAGTTAGCAAAATTCTCATATTAATTACAACTGATTTACAACTATTCTTGTTAAGTCGTAACTATCAATGAATGGTAGTTATTGGTGGTTGTAACTTAACCTCCCAACATAACCGGTTGTGTCACGTGCAACTGACAGCCTCTAATTCTCGCGTCCTAATTGGTGCAACGTCACGTGCCCCAATTACTTCCAATTCTGATTTGTCGTTACATCGCTAACTTACATCAGATGTTTCTGCGCTCCATTAAGGCCATAACAAGTCTCCGTTGACTGATTCTCCTAACATAAAAAGCTAGCTAAAAATTAGCTAGCTCTATCTGCTGgggaaaattaaacaaaaacaaaaccaaaaaatatgtGACCAATCACAAtccgtaaaaaaaataatttttaattgacatTTTAGACTGACAGTCAAACTTTGtcagaaaaaatacaaacagaaGTTAATAGGGAGtataatttgataatttattagaGTGAATATTTATCTGAACTATAAAAGGCAAGAAACATTCAAAGTAGGAACCGAGGTAGGaacacaaaattcaaaaaacttggGGAgagcaaataattatttggtaTTTTCAGATGCACATTGCTTTGAGATAATACCTTCTTGGAAAGTACTTTTCTTAAATGGATTTTGAAGATTTGTATCTggaacattattttaatagaattttCGAATTAATTGAGCACTTGGCTTGGAACTTGGAACTTGGCATTTAGTAAtgaaaaactatcaaaaacgACAATTTCCAAATCCtaactttaaacaaaataatttgtacaataattttgtgatccgtcaaataaaattgttacaaaaatattaatggtTTGCAGAAAATGGTAAAGATGGACCAACAAGTAAATACTCATTGGTTGAATGTTCATGATTTCTCACATTAAGGAAGACAAAGTGTATAAATTACAACTTTGAAGAAGTTATGGAAGCttagaaaaaatgtataaatagtaagagagttttttaatttaagaccAAACTTTAGGCCTTTGCAGAAATCTGATATAATTTGAAGCCACCAGAAAAATCACTAGCGTTATTCAAGAAAATAGAACACAAGTTGTCTTCTTGGTCGTCCTGTTGATACAAATCGAAGTACTGTCAAAGTTTAACTTATGGTTTaccctattttttaattcttgcaaTCTGTACTTAAGAGTCTTGGTATAATTTGTGATGGTTTATgagcaataaaattataactatgAACAATTTAGTTAGAATCATGCGAAGAATtgcttgttttaaaaaaaataacgaaatgaTTTATGAAATCCGTCACTCTTTTAAGAGATGGTGCCACgtaaagacatttttttaggTCAGGAGAATCGAATCCAACAATGGAAATGCAAGTTATGTTACGGCCTTAATGGAGCGCAGCAACATTTGATGTAAGTAGGCCATGGTCGTTGATTTGAAAACCGGTTATGGGAGTCACGTGCCAACTGTCAGTCTCAAATTCACGTTTTCTCATTcggaaatataattattaattaactagacgccctctggtgatgacttttgaactatgtcgaaaacagtaacgaaattttcgtaattccacaatTAATTGatatctaataaattgtttaacaattttgcgtgtataatgttaattgcttacattggagagaatcactttaaaagtacgtggtggtaaatactagctttgactttggttctgcagtttttcgtggtataaagtgtttattgttggaacatGAAAGTGGATGAAAAACAggaaaagatttaaattttcattacaaagtgttatcaaacagttgtctaattaaagactatagtaatggatcacagcgaagacaaagttgggctcaaaaaaccaataaattagtgaagtttgtgaattttaggttagaatttttccactgataaaatcatgaaatacttcgataaatcaacaaaactacaattaagattaacaactgctaatacacttaaacgtaaattatgccaaaaggtaggcatttcaatgtctttgtaataattttccaataaagaaagtgaaccaaaaagtcatcgttattcgtgttttcctcgtcatctctaatttgcCAACATCCgtttcttccaccaaagatacaatagtcattccgcattggcaatgtaataattgtgaagcctcaaaattcgtacaacgctcaaaatatccgaataaacattttcccgccatttatggttactgttttcgacgtagctcagtggcgcacccaacggtaactttacttccgaattattaattaactagacgccctctggtgataaCTTTTGCACCATGAcgaaaatagttaaaaaaatttcgtaattccacatttaatgtattgtttaacaattttgcgtgtatagtgttaataaCTTACAGTACAGagtatcactttaaaagtatgtggtggtaaatactagctttgactttaatcctgcggtttttcgtggtactataaagtgtttattgttgaaatttgaaggtgaataaaaagtgaaaaagatttaaattctGATCACAAAGTGTTATTAAACAGTTGtgtaattaaagactataggtgatatcacagcgaacacatgttgagctcaagaaaccaataaattaatgaGGTGTGTGAATTTTGGGTTACAATTCTTCcagtgaaaaaatcatgaaatacatacttcggtaaatctacaaaaaaactacaattaagattaacaactgctgattaTTTATGCATAAAATGTTCCAAAAGGtgggcttttcaatgtctttgtaataattttccaataaagaaagtgaaccagtCATTTGTTATTCGTGCTCttcatctctaatttgtcaacattcgtcAAGATGacttaaaatcattttttaggcatttttgcaaatttttggaCATAGATCTCGTAGAAATTGTCTTGTTTTTCTCTGAAGTTTCATTAggtataaaattaacaaaatctacGATTTGTccattgtgaagcctcaaaattcgtacaattcaaaatatcaaataaccattttcccgccatttatgattactgttttcgacctagctcagtggcgcccccaacagtaattttacttccgaaggGTTTTTGGAGTCACGTGTCCACATATTGGGGCCGCTTTACTCACTTTCTCAATGTTGTACTTCTCGATGGCTTGCGTGGCGCAATCCACGGCGTCCTGCTGCATGTCCTCGCTCATATCGGCGTTTTTGATGACTGCTTTGCGGTCGGTCATCTTGTCGGCGGTGCTGTGGTGCTTGTTACTGGACCTGCAAAGGGGCCGATTACTCGTGGGGCACTTTCGGTAAACAGCGCCCAAATCTCTGATTCGGACACTGGCTCTGGCGATCAGTTCTGCCATAACTGGCACAACCAAGCTCTAGTTTTATCAATACGAAATCTTTTGACAAACATGCGATCATCTCTGATTGATTGATTAATTCGCCGTCGTTCGGTACTCACGTGAGATTTTACCCCGGAAAAGTGCTGGAAAAGCTCCAACTGTCAAACGTTCacactttttcgaattttcTCCTTGTTGAAAAGCtcgattttcaattttttctcaCGAGTAGCTTTCAATTACACGAACAACTGACAAATGCCCAACTGGTCGCCGGTTAGGGGGCTCTGGCAGGAGCGTCTGGCAAACGCACGCCGATTGACCGGTAGCTTTCAATCCCAATTGGTCGCCGGCTAGAGGCTTCTGGCAGGAGCGTCTGGCAAACGCATGCCGGTTGGCTGGGTACGGAACAGTGGCGTGCACCATGCACTAGCATgcaataaatcaatttttactgtaCCAATTGATTGTCAATTTAAAGCTGTCTGAAAATGACGCTTTTACGGTTTTGTGGCTCATAGGAGGCGCGCCCGGGGCCTAGAAACAGAAAAGTGATCGTGCAGAATGACACGGCCAACACTCCACCAAGACTagcatttaaacaaattcgatTATTAACGAATTATCGACAAGTTAATTTCGTGATCGCGTCCTATGATTAGAAAAATGAcatgaaaacaaaacaaagcCCACGATTTCTCCGGAAAATTTCAATGTGAAACCAATTAAAAGGGGCGAAAACTAATCGGATACTCACCTCTGACCATTCTACACAATAATGTCTCACAAAACGCGCCCCCAAGAAACCAATTTATCGCACGCAACTTGAACAAACCgaactcaaaacaataaaacgtGACGCTGGTCAATAGAATTAAGTGTTGGGGCa contains:
- the LOC657733 gene encoding dynein light chain 1, cytoplasmic isoform X2 gives rise to the protein MTDRKAVIKNADMSEDMQQDAVDCATQAIEKYNIEKDIAAYIKKEFDKKYNPTWHCIVGRNFGSYVTHETRHFIYFYLGQVAILLFKSG
- the LOC657733 gene encoding dynein light chain 1, cytoplasmic isoform X1, yielding MSHKTVKASFSDSFKLTINWSSNKHHSTADKMTDRKAVIKNADMSEDMQQDAVDCATQAIEKYNIEKDIAAYIKKEFDKKYNPTWHCIVGRNFGSYVTHETRHFIYFYLGQVAILLFKSG